A part of Sinorhizobium chiapasense genomic DNA contains:
- a CDS encoding transporter substrate-binding domain-containing protein, whose amino-acid sequence MKKTLKLLAVAAALSISGAVAAQAETVKVGFAAEPYPPFTSPDANGNWEGWEVEFMKAICAEAKLDCVITPVAWDGIIPALTSKKIDMIIGSMSITEERLKTIDFSDKYYNTPTGIIGTKGEDIKPTPEGLSGKTLGVQVSTVHQAYATKHFTPAGVEVKEYQTQDEANQDLAAGRVDAVQADAIALDAFLKSDQGKECCDYKGDVAQDLAVLGPGVGVGLRKGEAELKDKINAAIKAIRENGTYDTFSKTYFDFDIYGG is encoded by the coding sequence ATGAAGAAGACATTGAAACTCCTGGCGGTCGCGGCCGCATTGTCGATCAGCGGCGCTGTCGCCGCGCAGGCGGAAACGGTCAAGGTCGGCTTTGCCGCCGAGCCCTATCCGCCCTTCACGTCCCCTGACGCCAACGGCAATTGGGAAGGTTGGGAAGTCGAGTTCATGAAAGCGATCTGCGCCGAGGCGAAACTCGATTGCGTCATCACGCCGGTCGCCTGGGACGGCATCATCCCGGCGCTGACTTCCAAGAAGATCGACATGATCATCGGTTCGATGTCGATCACGGAAGAGCGCCTGAAAACCATCGATTTTTCCGACAAGTACTACAACACGCCGACCGGCATCATCGGCACCAAGGGCGAGGACATCAAGCCGACGCCAGAAGGCCTTTCGGGCAAGACGCTTGGCGTGCAGGTTTCGACTGTGCATCAGGCCTATGCGACCAAGCACTTCACGCCGGCCGGCGTGGAGGTCAAAGAATATCAGACGCAGGACGAAGCAAACCAGGATCTGGCCGCCGGCCGCGTCGACGCGGTGCAGGCGGATGCGATCGCACTCGACGCCTTCCTGAAGAGCGACCAGGGCAAGGAATGCTGCGACTACAAGGGTGATGTCGCCCAGGATCTCGCCGTCCTCGGCCCCGGCGTCGGTGTCGGCCTGCGCAAGGGCGAAGCCGAGCTCAAGGACAAGATCAACGCGGCGATCAAGGCGATCCGCGAGAACGGTACCTACGATACCTTCTCGAAGACGTATTTCGACTTCGACATCTATGGCGGCTAA
- a CDS encoding ABC transporter ATP-binding protein, whose translation MTGTAQAIAVTDLHKRFGPLEVLKGVSLTARQGDVIAIIGGSGSGKSTLLRCINMLELPSAGRVSVHGEEIRMKSDGHGGLMPADRKQVQRIRTELGMVFQSFNLWQHMTILQNVIEVPVHVLGKSKAEAIETAETLLRRVGLYEKRDAYPAFLSGGQQQRAAIARALAIQPLVMLFDEPTSALDPELVGEVLSVIGDLAREKRTMILVTHEMKFARDVANHIVFLHNGVIEEQGSPEAIFGAPRSERLKRFISSIH comes from the coding sequence ATGACGGGTACGGCCCAGGCAATCGCGGTCACTGACCTGCACAAGCGTTTCGGGCCATTGGAAGTGCTGAAAGGTGTATCGCTTACGGCCCGACAGGGCGACGTGATCGCGATCATCGGCGGCAGCGGCTCTGGCAAATCCACCCTTCTTCGCTGTATCAACATGCTGGAATTGCCGTCGGCCGGGCGCGTCAGCGTTCACGGCGAAGAAATCCGCATGAAGTCAGACGGCCATGGCGGGTTGATGCCCGCCGATCGCAAGCAAGTGCAGCGAATCCGCACCGAGCTCGGCATGGTCTTCCAAAGTTTCAATCTCTGGCAGCACATGACCATTCTTCAAAACGTCATCGAAGTGCCGGTGCATGTGCTCGGCAAATCGAAGGCCGAGGCGATCGAGACGGCCGAAACGCTGCTGCGCCGGGTCGGCCTTTACGAGAAACGCGATGCCTATCCGGCCTTCCTTTCCGGCGGCCAGCAACAACGGGCGGCGATCGCCCGGGCGCTGGCGATCCAGCCGCTGGTGATGCTCTTCGACGAGCCGACCTCGGCCCTCGATCCGGAGCTCGTCGGCGAAGTGCTCTCCGTCATCGGCGATCTCGCGCGCGAAAAGCGCACGATGATCCTCGTCACTCACGAGATGAAGTTCGCCCGCGACGTCGCCAATCACATCGTCTTCCTGCACAACGGCGTCATCGAAGAACAGGGGTCGCCCGAGGCGATCTTCGGTGCGCCGAGATCCGAGAGGCTCAAGAGGTTCATCAGCTCCATTCACTGA
- a CDS encoding TetR family transcriptional regulator C-terminal domain-containing protein, which yields MNRRTFHRAPEGERRQELIEATLDCISEFGLKGATVRQIAIRAGVTAGLVRHYFDSKDQMVAEAYRAVIASLTEKAQNVEGDPATRLREFIAVNFTEPVADSRSVSLWAAFISQVRVDPVLAEIHREGYLAFRNTLQELLSEFLAAKGRPASEEECRRHAIAINGLIDGLWVEGCLAGDLFRDGELVSIAMASVEAVLGLPIEN from the coding sequence GTGAATCGCCGCACATTTCACCGCGCTCCCGAGGGCGAGCGGCGCCAGGAACTAATCGAGGCGACGCTCGATTGCATCTCGGAATTCGGCCTGAAGGGCGCGACCGTCCGGCAGATCGCGATCCGCGCCGGCGTGACGGCGGGGCTTGTCCGCCACTATTTCGATTCCAAGGACCAGATGGTCGCGGAGGCATACCGTGCCGTCATCGCGTCCCTCACCGAGAAGGCACAGAATGTCGAGGGCGATCCTGCGACGCGGCTAAGGGAATTCATTGCTGTCAACTTCACCGAACCGGTTGCCGACAGCCGCAGCGTCTCTCTCTGGGCAGCCTTCATCAGTCAGGTGCGGGTCGATCCGGTCCTCGCAGAGATTCACCGCGAAGGCTATCTTGCCTTCCGCAACACGTTGCAGGAACTGCTGAGCGAATTTCTTGCCGCCAAAGGCAGACCCGCAAGCGAGGAGGAGTGCCGCCGCCATGCGATTGCGATCAACGGCCTCATAGACGGGCTTTGGGTCGAAGGCTGCCTTGCCGGCGACCTCTTTCGCGACGGCGAACTGGTCAGCATTGCCATGGCCTCGGTCGAGGCCGTCCTCGGCCTGCCGATAGAAAACTAA
- a CDS encoding pyridoxal phosphate-dependent aminotransferase, with protein sequence MRYASITSRLADLGSGKWTLHIRARQLKAEGADIIELTIGEPDLPPARSLLDECQRAMNAGRYRYSNGRGEPAVVTALTEKYRRRRADVTAENVLCFPGTQTALFAVMLGLVEAGDAVLVGDPLYATYEGVIRSTGAHHVLVPLKPEFGFHMRAEDLEKAITPECRVLLLNTPHNPTGAVLTAAEIAAIGEVARRHDLWIVCDEVYEELVFDAAFASPFDNPDLAERTVVVSSISKSHAAPGFRSGWAVGPVEFANRLLPISETMLFGVQPFIADMTAYALTHEIDTAKRMREAYKRRAGRIVDGLADAPGVFVLPPEAGMFTLIDVSGTGLSGEAFAWALLEEEGVAVMPGSSFGEEAQNFLRVSLTVLDSDIDEACRRINALAERLTARKERRA encoded by the coding sequence TTGCGCTACGCGTCGATCACCTCACGTCTTGCTGATCTCGGCTCCGGTAAATGGACGTTGCACATCCGCGCGCGCCAACTGAAGGCAGAAGGGGCCGACATAATCGAGCTGACGATCGGCGAGCCGGATCTGCCGCCCGCCCGCTCCCTGCTTGACGAATGCCAGCGTGCCATGAATGCGGGGCGGTACCGCTACTCGAACGGGCGCGGCGAACCAGCCGTCGTCACTGCTCTCACCGAAAAATACCGACGGCGCCGCGCTGATGTGACTGCCGAAAACGTCCTGTGCTTTCCGGGCACGCAGACGGCGCTCTTTGCCGTCATGCTGGGCCTCGTCGAGGCCGGCGACGCCGTGCTCGTCGGCGATCCGCTCTATGCTACCTATGAAGGCGTCATCCGGTCCACGGGTGCCCACCATGTCCTCGTTCCGCTGAAACCCGAATTCGGTTTTCACATGCGGGCGGAGGATCTGGAAAAGGCGATCACGCCGGAATGCCGTGTGCTGCTCCTCAACACACCGCACAATCCGACCGGTGCGGTGCTGACCGCCGCCGAGATTGCCGCCATCGGCGAAGTCGCCCGTCGCCACGACCTCTGGATCGTCTGCGACGAAGTCTATGAGGAACTGGTCTTCGATGCCGCGTTCGCGTCGCCCTTCGACAATCCCGATCTCGCCGAGCGCACCGTGGTCGTCTCTTCCATCTCCAAGTCGCATGCCGCACCCGGCTTTCGCAGCGGCTGGGCGGTCGGTCCCGTCGAATTCGCGAATCGTCTCCTGCCGATCTCCGAAACCATGCTTTTCGGCGTGCAGCCCTTCATCGCCGATATGACGGCTTACGCGCTGACGCACGAGATCGACACGGCGAAAAGGATGCGCGAAGCCTACAAGCGGCGTGCCGGGCGTATCGTTGACGGTCTTGCCGACGCGCCGGGCGTCTTTGTCCTGCCGCCGGAAGCAGGCATGTTCACGCTGATCGACGTCTCGGGCACCGGCCTGTCCGGCGAGGCGTTCGCCTGGGCGCTTCTCGAAGAGGAAGGCGTGGCGGTGATGCCGGGTTCTTCGTTCGGCGAGGAAGCGCAGAATTTCCTGCGCGTGAGCCTCACCGTTCTCGATTCCGATATTGACGAAGCATGCCGGCGCATCAACGCCCTTGCGGAACGCTTGACCGCCCGCAAGGAGCGCCGCGCATGA
- a CDS encoding 5-guanidino-2-oxopentanoate decarboxylase, with protein MTAEMKTVGEVLVDLLEANGVEVVFGIPGVHTVELYRGLASSKIRHVTPRHEQGAGFMADGYARVSGKPGVALVITGPGLTNTITAMAQARQDSIPMLVISGVNRRDSLGHGRGLLHELPDQHGMMKTLALYSHTLLNPADLPLVVDRAFAVLLSGRPGPVHIEIPTDVMALPIESKPPRPAAATRPRSDSETLQKAAILCADAARPVILCGGGALTAEAEVQQLAELIGAPVVTTVNARGMLAGHPLRVPASPSLKAVRALLRAADLVLALGTEMGQTDYDLYADGGFPELRNLVRTDIDAAQLARGPQAALSILSGAKMATAGILGFLPGHVAAKDGAERAELARKAALKELSAKMRAEVAVINMIYGALPDCTIVGDSTQAVYAGNLYCDAPRQRSWFNSATGYGALGYAPPAAVGAAVADRSKPVVCIVGDGGFQFSLAEIGSAVDAAARVIFLVWNNDGYQEIESYMVDSGITPEGVKPSAPDFLMTAGAYGVPAERLADVRDLPRVLAVAAARSGPSLIEIHQAKTVGVTA; from the coding sequence ATGACTGCTGAAATGAAAACCGTAGGCGAGGTCCTTGTCGATCTCCTCGAGGCAAACGGTGTCGAAGTCGTGTTCGGCATTCCCGGCGTGCATACGGTCGAGCTCTATCGCGGACTTGCATCATCGAAGATCCGCCATGTCACGCCGAGGCATGAGCAGGGCGCGGGCTTCATGGCCGACGGATATGCCCGCGTCAGCGGCAAACCAGGTGTTGCGCTCGTCATCACCGGCCCCGGCCTCACCAATACCATCACGGCGATGGCGCAGGCTCGCCAGGATTCGATCCCGATGCTCGTCATTTCCGGCGTTAACCGTCGTGATTCGCTCGGCCATGGCCGCGGCCTGCTGCATGAGTTGCCCGACCAGCACGGGATGATGAAGACGCTGGCGCTTTATTCCCACACCTTGCTTAACCCCGCCGACTTGCCGCTGGTGGTGGACCGGGCCTTCGCAGTCCTGCTTTCCGGGCGGCCCGGGCCAGTGCATATCGAGATTCCGACCGACGTGATGGCTCTGCCGATCGAGAGCAAGCCGCCGCGACCCGCCGCTGCGACCCGCCCGCGGTCAGACAGCGAAACCTTGCAGAAGGCGGCGATCCTGTGCGCCGACGCCGCCCGCCCGGTGATCCTGTGCGGGGGTGGTGCGCTGACGGCGGAGGCGGAAGTGCAGCAACTCGCCGAGCTGATCGGCGCGCCGGTGGTGACGACCGTCAACGCGCGCGGCATGCTTGCAGGCCATCCCCTGAGGGTCCCGGCGAGCCCGAGCTTGAAGGCCGTTCGCGCCCTGCTGCGGGCCGCCGACCTTGTCTTGGCGCTCGGCACGGAGATGGGCCAAACGGACTACGATCTTTATGCCGATGGCGGCTTCCCGGAACTCCGTAATCTCGTCCGTACCGACATCGATGCCGCGCAGCTTGCCCGCGGGCCGCAGGCAGCACTTTCGATTCTGTCGGGCGCAAAGATGGCGACGGCGGGCATCCTGGGCTTTCTGCCCGGCCATGTGGCTGCAAAAGACGGCGCAGAGCGTGCGGAATTGGCCCGCAAGGCAGCGCTGAAGGAATTGTCCGCCAAGATGCGTGCGGAAGTGGCCGTCATCAACATGATCTATGGGGCACTTCCGGATTGCACGATTGTCGGGGACTCAACGCAAGCCGTCTACGCCGGCAACCTGTATTGCGATGCGCCGCGGCAACGGAGTTGGTTCAATTCCGCGACCGGTTACGGCGCGCTGGGTTATGCGCCGCCGGCTGCGGTCGGCGCGGCCGTGGCGGATCGCAGCAAGCCTGTCGTCTGCATCGTCGGTGACGGCGGCTTCCAATTCTCGCTGGCCGAGATCGGCTCGGCCGTCGATGCCGCGGCCAGGGTGATCTTCCTCGTCTGGAACAATGACGGCTATCAGGAAATCGAGTCCTACATGGTCGATTCCGGTATCACCCCGGAAGGCGTGAAGCCCTCCGCTCCGGATTTTCTGATGACTGCCGGGGCCTATGGTGTCCCGGCCGAGCGGCTGGCCGATGTCCGCGATCTGCCGCGCGTGCTCGCTGTGGCCGCTGCGCGATCCGGACCCTCGCTGATTGAAATCCATCAGGCAAAGACCGTTGGCGTTACTGCCTGA
- the secD gene encoding protein translocase subunit SecD, giving the protein MRTSRWAVLAYVAIIIFGCLAAVPSVLPQAMREQFTSVLPFKPVTLGLDLRGGSHLVLEVDGAGLQKARLNTLLDDTRRVLRGERVSASSARISGNAVTVSIADAADREKVLPKLQELATPVGAIGFGGAAPEVEVTTNGDVVTLAITEAGLADRMTKAVEQSLEIIRNRVDQVGVAEPLIQRVGSNRILVQLPGLQDPTRLRELLGSTAQMSFHMLDQTVDVTQPAPRGVDILPGANDGNRYPVESRVAISGERLDDAKVGFDQRTNQPVVDFTFDSLGARQFAEITRENVGRPFAIVLDGKVLTAPVINEPILGGRGQISGNFTAQEATVLSALLRSGALPAPLTIIEERSVGPNLGSDSIRMGLYTGLAGFGLVVALMVVLYGAWGMIANVGLVLHTALTIGVLGMIGSTLTLPGIAGIILGIGMAVDANILINARIREETEGGAGAMKALDVGFNKAYATILDSNVTTLSGTVLLFWLGSGPVRGFAVTMMLGIIISMFTSVTVVRLLMREVVVRRKMKKLEIPSLFGGVPHLPTISFMKRRFQAIGFSAFLSISSVVLFFTPGLNYGIDFVGGIQVEAAAKEKIDLPTLRHGLEALNLGEVALQDFGGGQSVLIRVQRQPGGEQEQTAALNRIKDAVTASVPGATLERTEVVGPTISGELQRSGFLAVGLAMVAILLYIWFRFEWHFAVGAIAVLLLDITKTVGFFALTGVDFNLTAIAALLTMIGYSVNDKVVVYDRMRENLRKYKSMPFSDLIDMSINQVIARCIFTSMATALSLVPMAVWGGETVRSFAWPMIFGVIVATTSSIYIGGPILLFLSRWWKDREAARTAAQQPGTPSA; this is encoded by the coding sequence ATGCGTACATCCAGATGGGCGGTTCTCGCCTATGTCGCGATCATAATCTTCGGATGCCTCGCGGCGGTGCCGAGCGTTCTGCCGCAAGCCATGAGAGAGCAATTCACGTCGGTCCTGCCCTTCAAGCCGGTCACTCTCGGCCTCGATTTGAGGGGCGGCTCGCACCTCGTTCTCGAGGTCGACGGCGCCGGCCTGCAGAAGGCGCGGCTCAATACGCTTCTTGACGATACCCGCCGGGTTCTCCGCGGCGAACGCGTTTCCGCCTCGTCGGCGCGCATCAGCGGCAACGCCGTAACGGTCAGCATCGCGGATGCGGCCGATCGCGAAAAGGTGCTGCCGAAGCTGCAGGAGCTGGCGACGCCCGTCGGCGCGATCGGCTTCGGCGGCGCCGCTCCCGAGGTCGAGGTGACGACGAACGGCGACGTGGTAACGCTCGCGATCACCGAGGCAGGGCTTGCCGACCGCATGACCAAGGCGGTCGAGCAGAGCCTGGAAATCATCCGCAACCGCGTCGACCAGGTCGGCGTGGCCGAGCCACTGATCCAGCGCGTCGGCTCGAACCGCATCCTCGTCCAGTTACCTGGTCTGCAGGATCCGACCCGTCTGCGCGAGCTCCTGGGCTCCACGGCGCAGATGAGCTTCCACATGCTCGATCAGACCGTGGACGTCACGCAGCCGGCACCGCGCGGCGTCGACATCCTTCCTGGCGCCAATGACGGCAACCGCTATCCGGTCGAAAGCCGCGTCGCCATTTCCGGCGAGCGTCTCGACGATGCCAAGGTCGGCTTCGACCAGCGTACGAACCAGCCGGTCGTGGACTTCACCTTCGATTCGCTTGGCGCCCGCCAGTTCGCTGAGATCACGCGCGAAAATGTCGGCCGTCCCTTCGCAATCGTCCTCGACGGCAAGGTGCTGACCGCACCGGTCATCAACGAGCCGATCCTCGGCGGCCGTGGCCAGATCAGCGGTAATTTCACCGCTCAGGAGGCAACGGTTCTTTCCGCGCTCCTTCGCTCGGGTGCGTTGCCGGCGCCGCTCACGATCATCGAAGAGCGTTCGGTCGGCCCGAACCTCGGCAGCGATTCGATCCGCATGGGTCTCTACACCGGTCTCGCCGGCTTCGGCCTCGTCGTCGCCCTCATGGTCGTCCTCTATGGCGCCTGGGGCATGATCGCCAATGTCGGCCTGGTCCTGCACACAGCCCTGACGATCGGCGTTCTCGGCATGATCGGCTCGACGCTCACCCTGCCCGGCATTGCCGGTATCATTCTCGGCATCGGCATGGCCGTCGACGCCAACATCCTTATCAACGCGCGCATCCGCGAAGAGACCGAAGGGGGCGCCGGCGCGATGAAGGCGCTGGATGTCGGCTTTAACAAGGCCTACGCGACGATCCTCGACTCCAACGTCACCACGCTCTCCGGCACGGTGCTCCTGTTCTGGCTGGGCAGTGGTCCGGTTCGCGGGTTCGCCGTCACCATGATGCTCGGCATCATCATCTCGATGTTCACGTCGGTCACCGTCGTGCGCCTCTTGATGCGCGAGGTCGTCGTCCGCCGCAAGATGAAGAAGCTGGAGATTCCGTCGCTCTTCGGCGGCGTCCCGCACCTGCCGACCATCTCCTTCATGAAGCGCCGCTTCCAGGCGATCGGCTTCTCCGCCTTCCTGTCGATCAGCTCGGTCGTCCTGTTCTTCACGCCGGGCCTTAACTACGGCATCGACTTCGTCGGTGGTATCCAGGTCGAAGCAGCGGCCAAGGAGAAGATCGACCTGCCGACGCTGCGCCACGGGCTCGAGGCGCTCAATCTCGGCGAGGTCGCCCTGCAGGACTTCGGCGGGGGCCAGTCCGTGCTCATCCGCGTCCAGCGGCAGCCGGGTGGCGAGCAGGAGCAGACGGCGGCGCTGAACCGGATCAAGGATGCGGTGACGGCGTCCGTTCCGGGCGCGACCCTGGAGCGGACCGAGGTCGTCGGGCCGACGATCAGCGGCGAGTTGCAACGCTCGGGCTTCCTTGCCGTCGGTCTCGCGATGGTGGCGATCCTGCTCTACATCTGGTTCCGCTTCGAATGGCACTTCGCCGTCGGCGCGATCGCGGTGCTGTTGCTCGACATCACCAAGACGGTGGGCTTCTTCGCGCTTACCGGCGTGGACTTCAACCTGACGGCAATCGCCGCACTGCTGACGATGATCGGCTATTCGGTGAACGATAAGGTGGTCGTCTACGACCGCATGCGTGAAAACCTGCGCAAGTACAAGTCGATGCCCTTCTCCGATCTCATCGACATGAGCATCAACCAGGTGATTGCGCGATGCATTTTCACCTCGATGGCGACGGCCCTTTCGCTGGTGCCGATGGCGGTCTGGGGCGGCGAAACGGTGCGCAGCTTCGCTTGGCCGATGATCTTCGGTGTCATCGTCGCCACAACCTCGTCGATCTATATCGGTGGGCCGATCCTGCTGTTCCTGAGCCGCTGGTGGAAGGATCGCGAGGCCGCTCGCACCGCGGCGCAGCAGCCGGGAACGCCATCCGCGTGA
- a CDS encoding RrF2 family transcriptional regulator, which produces MLTKKGKYGLKALVDLARLEPGETAFINEIALRNNIPKKFLDTILLELRNAGMLRSKKGPGGGYSLSRPASEIRIGHVIRTLDGPLAPIRCASRTAYEVCEDCSDPETCRVRISMTTVRDAMASILDSMTLAEFAGDGELPHEVIEEKRAG; this is translated from the coding sequence ATGCTGACGAAGAAAGGCAAATACGGCCTCAAGGCCCTCGTCGACCTGGCGCGGCTCGAACCTGGCGAGACCGCTTTCATCAATGAAATCGCCCTGCGCAACAACATTCCGAAAAAATTTCTCGACACAATTCTGCTCGAATTGCGCAACGCCGGCATGCTGCGTTCCAAGAAGGGACCGGGTGGCGGCTATTCGCTTTCCCGCCCGGCATCGGAGATTCGCATCGGTCACGTCATACGCACGCTTGACGGCCCCCTCGCACCGATCCGTTGCGCCAGTCGCACGGCCTATGAGGTCTGCGAGGACTGCAGCGACCCCGAGACCTGTCGTGTACGGATATCGATGACGACCGTCCGTGACGCGATGGCCTCCATCCTCGATTCGATGACGCTTGCGGAATTTGCGGGTGATGGCGAGCTGCCGCACGAGGTTATCGAGGAAAAGCGTGCGGGCTGA
- a CDS encoding KpsF/GutQ family sugar-phosphate isomerase: protein MGLRQVKADGQSRSAMLDSIGRTLTTATNGIKALADHLTTDEAFARSLVDAIELIGDSEGRVVVSGVGKSGHIGRKIAATMASTGTSAYFVHPTEASHGDLGMVTSQDVLILLSWSGETAELGNMLTYAKRFKVPVISICANRDSILARNSEIALVLPKVPEACPHGLAPTTSAMLQLAVGDALAIALLERRGFSAEDFKTFHPGGKLGAQLRLVHELAHVAEQVPLLSVGRPMSEAVIEMSSKGFGVVGIVDERGALIGVITDGDLRRHMAGDLLLQPVEDVMSHNPRVVKGDVLASVAMEFMQEHKVTVLFLVDDAGLPIGILHIHDLLRAGVA, encoded by the coding sequence ATGGGCTTGAGACAAGTGAAAGCGGATGGGCAATCCCGTTCCGCCATGCTGGATTCGATCGGCAGGACGCTGACGACCGCAACCAATGGGATCAAGGCTCTCGCCGATCACCTGACGACGGATGAAGCCTTTGCGCGCAGCCTTGTCGATGCGATCGAATTGATCGGCGACAGCGAGGGCCGGGTCGTCGTGTCAGGCGTCGGCAAGAGCGGGCATATCGGCCGCAAGATCGCGGCGACCATGGCGTCCACCGGTACGTCCGCCTATTTCGTCCATCCGACCGAGGCGAGCCATGGTGATCTCGGCATGGTCACGTCGCAGGATGTCCTGATCCTGCTTTCCTGGTCGGGAGAGACTGCCGAGCTTGGCAACATGCTCACCTACGCCAAGCGCTTCAAGGTGCCGGTCATCTCGATCTGCGCCAATCGCGACAGTATTCTTGCCCGCAATTCCGAAATCGCCCTGGTGCTGCCGAAGGTTCCGGAAGCCTGCCCGCACGGCCTTGCTCCCACGACGTCGGCCATGCTGCAGCTCGCCGTCGGAGACGCGTTGGCGATCGCGCTCCTGGAGCGTCGCGGCTTCTCGGCTGAAGATTTCAAGACATTCCATCCCGGCGGCAAGCTCGGCGCACAGTTGCGCCTCGTGCATGAACTTGCGCATGTGGCGGAACAGGTGCCGTTGCTGTCGGTCGGCCGTCCGATGAGCGAAGCGGTCATCGAGATGTCGTCGAAGGGATTTGGCGTCGTCGGCATTGTCGACGAACGGGGTGCGCTGATCGGCGTGATTACCGACGGCGACCTGCGCCGCCACATGGCAGGCGACCTGCTGCTTCAGCCGGTCGAGGACGTGATGTCGCACAATCCGAGGGTCGTCAAAGGCGACGTGCTTGCCAGCGTCGCCATGGAGTTCATGCAGGAACACAAGGTGACGGTCCTGTTTCTCGTAGACGACGCCGGACTCCCGATCGGCATCCTCCATATCCATGATCTCTTGCGCGCCGGCGTGGCGTGA
- a CDS encoding capsule biosynthesis protein translates to MTAADTTINSSTPRTFLFLQGPSSPIFAKIATRLEALGHTCLRINLNVGDQIFWRRGGAFNYRGSMSAWPTYVEAFIRRHAVSDLVLLGEERPCHNAAIAAARQTGVAVFIVEMGYLRPDWLTLERGGMSSNSHFPVEPDQILRAAAGLPEPDWRRRYEQSFLAEAAYDLLYNLPNVFLWFLFPGYRRHGIFHPLAEYAGWLLRLSTQSRRQRAAGALIRSLTSEASDYFVYPLQLETDYQLRAHSPFNSQTEAIRAILASFARHAPAAIKLAIKTHPLDNGLIRWRKIVVEEAGKMGIADRVTFLDGGNLDALVLGSAGVVTVNSTAGLHALKQGKPVKVLGSAVFDIAGLTDQQPLDAFWLSPQAPDPDLSMALFRLMAAAIQVRGNFYSSAGTSAGANAIAERLHRGVVNEPGAFVDPPPRRKPAKSTLPAAFASR, encoded by the coding sequence ATGACAGCAGCGGACACGACGATCAATAGCTCGACACCACGGACGTTCCTGTTTCTGCAGGGCCCCTCGTCGCCGATCTTTGCCAAGATCGCCACCCGGCTCGAGGCATTGGGCCACACCTGTCTGCGCATCAACCTCAACGTCGGCGACCAGATCTTCTGGCGACGCGGGGGCGCCTTCAATTATCGCGGCTCCATGTCGGCGTGGCCGACCTATGTTGAGGCCTTTATTCGGCGCCACGCCGTCAGCGACCTGGTGCTGCTTGGCGAAGAGCGCCCCTGCCATAACGCCGCGATCGCCGCAGCCCGCCAGACAGGCGTTGCCGTCTTCATCGTGGAGATGGGCTATTTGCGCCCGGACTGGTTGACGCTGGAGCGCGGCGGCATGTCGTCCAATTCGCATTTTCCGGTCGAGCCGGACCAGATCCTGCGAGCGGCTGCTGGCCTGCCGGAACCGGACTGGCGGCGGCGTTACGAACAGTCTTTCCTCGCCGAAGCAGCCTACGATCTGCTTTACAATCTTCCGAACGTCTTCCTTTGGTTTCTTTTTCCGGGCTATCGCCGACACGGGATCTTTCATCCCCTAGCGGAATATGCGGGGTGGCTCTTGCGCCTCAGCACGCAGAGCCGGCGACAACGGGCAGCCGGTGCCCTCATCCGCTCGCTAACCTCGGAGGCGAGCGATTATTTCGTCTATCCGCTGCAACTGGAGACCGACTATCAACTGCGTGCGCACTCGCCGTTTAACAGCCAGACGGAGGCGATCCGCGCGATCCTTGCCTCCTTCGCGCGCCACGCACCCGCAGCCATCAAACTGGCAATCAAGACCCATCCACTCGACAACGGCCTCATCCGCTGGCGCAAGATCGTCGTTGAAGAAGCCGGCAAGATGGGAATCGCAGACCGTGTCACCTTTCTCGATGGCGGCAATCTGGACGCTTTGGTGCTGGGGAGCGCGGGCGTCGTTACGGTCAACTCGACCGCCGGCCTGCATGCGTTGAAGCAGGGCAAGCCCGTAAAAGTGCTCGGCAGTGCCGTATTCGACATTGCGGGGCTGACCGATCAGCAGCCGCTCGACGCGTTCTGGCTGTCCCCGCAAGCGCCTGATCCGGACTTGAGCATGGCCTTGTTCAGATTGATGGCCGCGGCCATCCAGGTCCGTGGCAATTTCTATTCAAGCGCAGGCACCAGCGCCGGCGCAAACGCGATCGCGGAGCGTTTGCATCGGGGCGTCGTCAACGAGCCCGGGGCTTTCGTCGACCCTCCGCCCCGGCGAAAGCCGGCGAAAAGCACACTGCCCGCCGCCTTTGCCAGTCGCTAG